One window of the Puntigrus tetrazona isolate hp1 chromosome 13, ASM1883169v1, whole genome shotgun sequence genome contains the following:
- the LOC122356762 gene encoding serine/threonine-protein kinase VRK2-like isoform X2 has protein sequence MPPKKYTLPRPLPEGYVLTDSEKKSWRIGKIIGKGGFGLIYLASRDVNVPVRDDADFVIKVEYHENGPLFSELKFYQRAAKPDTMNKWKKSKQLEFLGIPTYWGSGLTESNGTRYRFMVMDRLGTDLQKVFMDNSGHLKKPTVLKLGVLMLDVLEYIHDNEYVHADIKAANLLLGHKDPSKVYLADYGLSYRFCPNGEHKEYKENPKKGHNGTIEYTSIDAHKGVAPSRRGDLEVLGYCLLHWQCGTLPWLSSLRNPAEVQEAKAKLMLNLPDSVLIMSPSGSSTEIAKYLSTVKNLGYNEKPDYQALRKVLSVSGPQGPLDLSRPRPSETARPTTQRAASQPKTTEKKTARSKPVVKAEEDDEEELGMSTPKKVWSKTKRETHKQRPNKADMAAKGSARQRPMPYESDEDISDEDEPLPARVHPRTRAGARQRQELEQVKPAAEHRPNVK, from the exons atGCCACCAAAGAAATACACATTGCCCCGTCCACTTCCAGAAGGATACGTTTTAACAGATTCAGAAAAGAAGAGTTGGCGCATCGGTAAAATCATTGGAAAAGGTGGTTTTGGACTGATTTACTTGG CCTCTCGTGATGTGAATGTCCCTGTTCGTGATGACGCTGATTTTGTGATCAAAGTG GAATATCATGAAAATGGACCTCTATTCTCAGAATTGAAATTTTACCAACGAGCAGCTAAGCCCGATACTA TGAACAAATGGAAGAAGTCCAAACAGCTGGAGTTTTTGGGGATTCCAACTTACTGGGGGTCCGGACTGACTGAAAGTAATGGAACAAG GTACAGGTTTATGGTGATGGACCGGCTGGGCACAGACCTGCAGAAAGTGTTTATGGACAATAGTGGACATTTGAAGAAGCCCACTGTGCTAAAGTTGGGTGTTCTCATG CTGGATGTGCTGGAATATATTCATGACAATGAGTACGTCCATGCTGACATTAAGGCTGCCAATCTATTACTGGGACACAAAGATCCAAGCAAG GTGTACTTGGCTGACTATGGTCTCTCGTACAGATTCTGTCCTAATGGTGAGCATAAAGAGTACAAAGAGAACCCAAAGAAAGGACACAATGGCACTATTGAGTATACAAGCATTGACGCTCACAAAGGAGTAG CCCCATCCAGACGAGGAGACTTGGAGGTGTTGGGCTACTGCTTGCTTCACTGGCAGTGTGGAACTCTGCCCTGGCTCTCATCTCTGAGGAACCCAGCTGAGGTCCAAGAGGCCAAGGCCAA GCTGATGTTAAACCTGCCAGATTCTGTCCTGATCATGTCCCCCTCTGGCTCCAGCACGG AGATTGCCAAGTACCTGTCTACTGTGAAAAACCTTGGCTACAATGAAAAGCCAGACTACCAGGCCCTCAGGAAGGTTCTGTCAGTGTCCGGGCCACAAGGCCCATTGGACCTCTCTAGGCCGAGACCGTCGGAGACAGCCAGGCCAACCACACAAAGG GCTGCAAGCCAGCCCAAGACtactgagaaaaaaacagcaagatCAAAGCCGGTGGTGAAAGCAGAGGAAGATGATGAGGAAGAGTTGGGCATGTCAACACCAAAGAAAGTTTGGAGCAAGACAAAACGAGAGACACAtaaacag AGGCCAAACAAAGCAGACATGGCCGCTAAAGGAAGCGCCAGGCAAAGGCCTATGCCTTATGAAAGTGACGAGGACATCAGTGATGAAGATGAGCCCCTGCCTGCACGAGTTCATCCTAGAACAAGAGCAGGAGCCAGACAGAGACAGGAACTTGAACAAGTAAAACCAGCAGCAGAGCACAGACCAAAtgtcaaatag
- the LOC122356762 gene encoding serine/threonine-protein kinase VRK1-like isoform X1: MPPKKYTLPRPLPEGYVLTDSEKKSWRIGKIIGKGGFGLIYLASRDVNVPVRDDADFVIKVEYHENGPLFSELKFYQRAAKPDTMNKWKKSKQLEFLGIPTYWGSGLTESNGTRYRFMVMDRLGTDLQKVFMDNSGHLKKPTVLKLGVLMLDVLEYIHDNEYVHADIKAANLLLGHKDPSKVYLADYGLSYRFCPNGEHKEYKENPKKGHNGTIEYTSIDAHKGVAPSRRGDLEVLGYCLLHWQCGTLPWLSSLRNPAEVQEAKAKLMLNLPDSVLIMSPSGSSTEIAKYLSTVKNLGYNEKPDYQALRKVLSVSGPQGPLDLSRPRPSETARPTTQRAASQPKTTEKKTARSKPVVKAEEDDEEELGMSTPKKVWSKTKRETHKQRPNKADMAAKGSARQRPMPYESDEDISDEDEPLPARVHPRTRAGARQRQELEQEKRNTDVYERKTSKTMRGRQNHHYYKNQQKHTQRLNDDHTELYGSKHSWNQNRWEETDDEGSDEPLQYHYREEDGFGKSENRGKWPIKIMIILVVMTLSVVGCWYYPHWSRNTT; the protein is encoded by the exons atGCCACCAAAGAAATACACATTGCCCCGTCCACTTCCAGAAGGATACGTTTTAACAGATTCAGAAAAGAAGAGTTGGCGCATCGGTAAAATCATTGGAAAAGGTGGTTTTGGACTGATTTACTTGG CCTCTCGTGATGTGAATGTCCCTGTTCGTGATGACGCTGATTTTGTGATCAAAGTG GAATATCATGAAAATGGACCTCTATTCTCAGAATTGAAATTTTACCAACGAGCAGCTAAGCCCGATACTA TGAACAAATGGAAGAAGTCCAAACAGCTGGAGTTTTTGGGGATTCCAACTTACTGGGGGTCCGGACTGACTGAAAGTAATGGAACAAG GTACAGGTTTATGGTGATGGACCGGCTGGGCACAGACCTGCAGAAAGTGTTTATGGACAATAGTGGACATTTGAAGAAGCCCACTGTGCTAAAGTTGGGTGTTCTCATG CTGGATGTGCTGGAATATATTCATGACAATGAGTACGTCCATGCTGACATTAAGGCTGCCAATCTATTACTGGGACACAAAGATCCAAGCAAG GTGTACTTGGCTGACTATGGTCTCTCGTACAGATTCTGTCCTAATGGTGAGCATAAAGAGTACAAAGAGAACCCAAAGAAAGGACACAATGGCACTATTGAGTATACAAGCATTGACGCTCACAAAGGAGTAG CCCCATCCAGACGAGGAGACTTGGAGGTGTTGGGCTACTGCTTGCTTCACTGGCAGTGTGGAACTCTGCCCTGGCTCTCATCTCTGAGGAACCCAGCTGAGGTCCAAGAGGCCAAGGCCAA GCTGATGTTAAACCTGCCAGATTCTGTCCTGATCATGTCCCCCTCTGGCTCCAGCACGG AGATTGCCAAGTACCTGTCTACTGTGAAAAACCTTGGCTACAATGAAAAGCCAGACTACCAGGCCCTCAGGAAGGTTCTGTCAGTGTCCGGGCCACAAGGCCCATTGGACCTCTCTAGGCCGAGACCGTCGGAGACAGCCAGGCCAACCACACAAAGG GCTGCAAGCCAGCCCAAGACtactgagaaaaaaacagcaagatCAAAGCCGGTGGTGAAAGCAGAGGAAGATGATGAGGAAGAGTTGGGCATGTCAACACCAAAGAAAGTTTGGAGCAAGACAAAACGAGAGACACAtaaacag AGGCCAAACAAAGCAGACATGGCCGCTAAAGGAAGCGCCAGGCAAAGGCCTATGCCTTATGAAAGTGACGAGGACATCAGTGATGAAGATGAGCCCCTGCCTGCACGAGTTCATCCTAGAACAAGAGCAGGAGCCAGACAGAGACAGGAACTTGAACAA GAAAAGAGGAACACAGATGTTTATGAGAGAAAGACCTCGAAGACCATGAGAGGAAGACAGAACCATCATTACTACAAGAACCAGCAAAAACATACTCAGAGACTAAATGATGACCATACAGAACTCTACGGCAGCAAACACAGCTGGAATCAGAACCGGTGGGAAGAAACCGATGATGAAGGAAGTGATGAACCGTTACAGTACCATTACAGAGAAGAAGATGGTTTTGGGAAATCAGAAAATCGGGGTAAATGGCCAATCAAAATTATGATCATCCTTGTTGTGATGACACTGAGTGTTGTTGGTTGTTGGTATTACCCTCATTGGAGCCGTAACACCACATGA